Genomic window (Aethina tumida isolate Nest 87 chromosome 4, icAetTumi1.1, whole genome shotgun sequence):
caatttattaattagtaaaaataccAATACATTTTAGTCGTAGGTttgcttaaatataaaatgataaattacgaaacaaataattaatagttgtaattaacataaataacagATAATTATTGAGGCGTAatcgataattgacaattttttcaaacacaaatttattatattattattcagatTTGCCGTAGGGGAGAAAttcattaacaatttgttttgcCAAAAATATCCGTTTCGTAAAACATAAACATGCTCTTACGTTAAtaggtatttataatttatacgatcaaaattttaacaataagatTGGTTTACATTTTAACAGCAACattagacaaatttaattaaattaaaattattttaaaaaatcttccatttaattaaaagtctataccaaatttattacattgtaatatatttaattaacatacacgaaactttagtttaatattaaataaaattaagtaatttaatttcagcgtaattaattttttatgcagtttattgtttgctcactattactatatttaaattaaataaattatgaaaaaattaaattgtaatttaatgtttttaatttactaataaggTAAATGTagagatatataaaatattcttaataaatttccaaagtctttaaaaacaattttgttatactaataaaatgtaatatatttaattacatgaaTCTtcagtttaatattcaataaagttaagtaatttaatttcaatgcaatttaattaaaagttaattaaatttgctatgcatgtttaatgttttgtcagtattatatttataaattgtgtaaaaaattttattgtaatttaatgtttaatttgtaaataattaaaatatatttaatgaactttaaaaataattataatatactggttttttgacaataaagataaaatctaaatttaaaaattcttgaacaccgtataaacaaattataattagtatgtTTTGTgtcaaatgttaattaagaGAATCtatgacaaaatttttttttatgtgagATAAACAGATTTAATCAACTCGTTTGTTAATAAGGTATTTAAGTGATAATTGAAGATACAAAAGTACAAATTGTATGATTCATATGTGAGTAATGTGCCCTTTAAATCATCCCAGCACGAACAGTGCAAATATAATTGCATTTACGTAGAACAACGGATCTTGAAACGAATgtgtaattatgtaatttatttatttataaccacACACATCCACTTGTCCGTCGATCGATAAAATGAACAATGGCGATAAAATTTGTTCGAAGGAACCTTGCCGTTTTGTCAGCcggttaaatgttaattaattaacagcaCGAATCACCAAAAATTTCAATGTCTTCGGTTTCGTCATGCGCCAAAAccgtaatttttttcttaaagttCATGAAATGTGTTTGTACAATGgttaattttgtatgtttGTTTTGATACGGTGAGCGTGGGTGGGgggaactaaaaattaatataaatattagcaGGGTCCTGCAAAGGGGTACAGTCATCTTCCACAATGAAATTGGTATGTATTTGTGACGAAAGGTGCAGTGATTGTGGATTTTCCAAGTGATTAGTGAGACGGAttaggtttttaattaacttgctTTATGTTTGTTTTCTTTAGCTCGTCTGTGTTCTCGCTCTTGTGGCTTTGAGCTACGCTCAAACTGAGCCAATCCCAATCATCAAATATGTCAACGAGGGTGTGAATCCCGATGGTTCTTACGAATGGAGGtaatttcatagttttaaaacaataataaaatttataaaagacaattaaaataaaaaaaaaatgtttataatgacttattcaagtaaattatatttaaaataatgttaaagaaAATCTTCAACTATGTTTCTTTTAGAAAACTTTTTATGatgtctattaaatttttattactctttttttattgatttgcaTTTAAAGCTTCTTCAATGTATACATATCCAAGAATGTCATCACTgctttaattctttttatatatatttttttaacattaaattaattgttttatattttcttactagaaatttttattttaatttcttcattttacatagttttactattatttaaatttcaaataaattttctatattatttctgtattaaaaatacagctgaagtttaataattttaaagaaaaaatcaagtattaaatatactttcataacttttaaatatatactataaaatgatattttcataaaacattttaaacttaaacatattgagtaaatttattgtttaactgattttacattttatattaaaaaaataataagttatttaattatatattttaaaaattataaataaaatttatcatcgtatttttaacatatttaacatttttttttatattacatttttacagttttactgaaattatttttattttaactcgtAATGAaaggatattattaaaaattcttattatttaaaaaaatattctgattaaaaaatacataaaaaattatatgcatATATGGATAAaccttaaaatgaaaaaaaatgacTTTCAGCTTAAACATATTgagtaaattatttgtttaactgatttgtactaattttacattttatattaaaaaaataataataagttatttaattatatactttagaaattataaatataatttatcatagtatttttaacagtttttttttatttaatattgaattattattaatattactgaaattatttttattttaacccaTAATGTaaggatattaaaaattcttattatttaaaaaaatattgtgattaaaaaaaaaatacataaaatataatatggatatatgaataaattttaaaatgaaaatgtgatTTTCAGCTATGAAACTGGTAACCAAATAACCGCCCAAGAACAGGGTCAGCTGAAGAACGCCGGTTCCGAAAACGAGGCGGAAGAAGTGCAGGGGCAATACTCCTACGAAGCCCCCGACGGCACCAAGATCTCCCTTCAGTACGTGGCGAACGAGAACGGCTTCCAACCCGTCGGCGATCACATCCCAACGCCACCACCAATCCCGCCAGCGATCCAGAAAGCTCTGGAATGGATCGCCGCCCATCCAGAACCCGAGGACAAACAAAGATTGTAGATTGAATcaacattttatacttttttataaataaattttgtaatataaaacattttttttattatttaattaaacagttaGGTAAGAAAATAAGGAAAATCGAACAATTTTCATTGGcaagattaatttaaagacaatggttacataaataaatttatatgagtattttttgattaattatccATTTCACACGGTTTCACATATTGTTGAAATGATTGCTAACTTCAATTGAtacgaaaattataaaatttaataggctatatttatgtaatttttttataagattgttgttaattgtatggcaatttgtataaaacatttaaataatgatgatgatgagaAAACAAAggtttagttaaataaacacaaatattatacgtatttttatgattaacaggacaaataatagtataaaaagtataataaaaaatatctaatttcgttaataaataatgcaatcataaaataaattacatacacatactaaaaattttttaaattgattggaactaaataatttcattttataatatacatattaaatttaaaaatttgtttaggttataaataaatttaaaatatataatgtaaacagatattgttgtttaagtttaataatttaataatatataatagtaatatttaattattaaattttaaaagctaatttataagattttcttcactactaaaaaaaatttaaattgattaggactaaataattttattttatgatacatattaaattaaaaa
Coding sequences:
- the LOC109606511 gene encoding endocuticle structural glycoprotein SgAbd-8-like, which translates into the protein MKLLVCVLALVALSYAQTEPIPIIKYVNEGVNPDGSYEWSYETGNQITAQEQGQLKNAGSENEAEEVQGQYSYEAPDGTKISLQYVANENGFQPVGDHIPTPPPIPPAIQKALEWIAAHPEPEDKQRL